In Fusobacteriaceae bacterium, the sequence CGCGAAGATTGCCTATGACCTTTCCAAGGCCAAGGAAAAAGAAAAGCGGTTCAAGATCAAAGGCGGATTTCTGACCGGCAAGAGAGTACAGGAAGCCGACGTGAAAGCGCTGGCCTTACTGCCTTCAAGGGATCAGCTCCTGTCCATGGTGCTGAACGCGATGCTGGGACCGGTACGGAAGCTGGTCTACGCGACGGTGGCTATCGCCGACAAGAAGGAAGGAACGGCGGCCGCGGCGCAGTAAAAGTTTATCATGATCAATTCATTCGAATCGAAGGAGGAGTACAAGCAAATGGCATTCAATAAAGAGCAATTTATTGCGGATTTGGAGGGCATGACGGTTCTGGAACTCAAAGAACTCGTTTCGGCCCTGGAGGAACATTTCGGCGTGACGGCGGCTGCGCCTGTGGCGGTAGCGGCTGCGGGCCCGGCGGCGCCTGTGGAAGAGGAAAAGAATTCCTTTGACGTGACCCTGACGGCGGCGGGACCCAACAAGATCGCGGTCATCAAAGAAGTCAGAACCATCACGGGCTTAGGCCTCAAAGAAGCGAAAGACCTCGTAGATAAGGGCGGCGTTATCAAAGAAG encodes:
- the rplL gene encoding 50S ribosomal protein L7/L12, which gives rise to MAFNKEQFIADLEGMTVLELKELVSALEEHFGVTAAAPVAVAAAGPAAPVEEEKNSFDVTLTAAGPNKIAVIKEVRTITGLGLKEAKDLVDKGGVIKEGASKEDADAIKEKLTAAGATIELK